A part of Streptococcus porcinus genomic DNA contains:
- a CDS encoding CTP synthase, which translates to MTKYIFVTGGVVSSIGKGIVAASLGRLLKNRGLKVTIQKFDPYINIDPGTMSPYQHGEVYVTDDGAETDLDLGHYERFIDINLNKYSNVTTGKIYSEVLRKERKGEYLGATVQVIPHITDALKEKIKRAATTTDSDVIITEVGGTVGDIESLPFLEALRQMKADVGSDNVMYIHTTLLPYLKAAGEMKTKPTQHSVKELRGLGIQPNMLVIRTEEEVEDGIKNKLAQFCDVEPEAVIESRDVEHLYQIPLNLQAQGMDQIVCDHLKLDVPKADMTEWTAMVNKVMNLEKTTKIALVGKYVELPDAYLSVVEALKHSGYENNTAIDLKWVNANDLTSKNVATLLGDADGIIVPGGFGQRGTEGKIQAIRYAREQDIPMLGICLGMQLTCVEYARNVLNLENANSAELDPETPYPIIDIMRDQIDIEDMGGTLRLGLYPCKLKSGSKAATAYNNQEVVQRRHRHRYEFNTKFRSEFEAAGFVFSGVSPDNRLMEIVELPEKKFFVAAQYHPELHSRPNHAEELYTAFITAAVENSK; encoded by the coding sequence TAAAGGGATTGTTGCAGCAAGTTTAGGACGTTTATTAAAGAACCGCGGGTTAAAAGTAACTATTCAGAAATTCGATCCCTACATCAATATTGATCCAGGGACAATGAGTCCATATCAGCATGGAGAAGTATATGTAACGGATGATGGTGCTGAGACTGACCTTGATTTAGGGCACTATGAACGTTTTATCGATATTAATTTAAATAAATATTCGAACGTTACAACGGGCAAAATATACAGTGAAGTATTGCGTAAAGAGCGTAAAGGCGAGTATTTAGGCGCAACGGTTCAAGTTATTCCACATATCACAGATGCCTTAAAAGAAAAGATTAAAAGAGCAGCTACAACAACCGATTCGGATGTTATTATCACAGAAGTTGGTGGAACAGTTGGGGATATTGAAAGTTTGCCATTCTTAGAAGCTCTCCGTCAAATGAAAGCTGATGTGGGTTCTGATAACGTTATGTATATCCATACGACCTTGTTACCTTATCTTAAAGCTGCTGGCGAAATGAAAACGAAACCGACACAACATTCAGTGAAAGAGTTGCGCGGCTTAGGTATCCAGCCTAATATGCTTGTTATTCGTACAGAAGAAGAAGTTGAAGATGGTATTAAAAACAAGTTAGCACAGTTTTGTGATGTTGAACCAGAAGCTGTTATTGAATCACGTGACGTTGAACATCTCTATCAAATTCCATTGAATTTACAAGCTCAAGGTATGGATCAAATTGTTTGTGATCATTTGAAATTGGATGTTCCAAAAGCAGATATGACTGAGTGGACCGCTATGGTTAATAAGGTTATGAATCTTGAAAAAACAACTAAAATTGCACTTGTTGGAAAATATGTTGAATTACCAGATGCCTACTTATCCGTTGTTGAAGCTTTGAAACATTCAGGTTATGAAAATAACACAGCAATCGATTTAAAATGGGTAAATGCCAATGATTTGACGTCTAAAAATGTAGCAACTTTACTGGGAGATGCTGATGGTATAATTGTTCCTGGAGGCTTTGGTCAACGTGGCACGGAAGGTAAAATTCAAGCTATTCGTTATGCTCGTGAACAGGATATTCCAATGTTGGGTATTTGTTTAGGCATGCAACTAACTTGTGTTGAATATGCTCGAAATGTTTTAAATTTAGAAAATGCTAACTCTGCAGAGCTTGATCCAGAAACTCCTTACCCAATCATTGACATTATGCGTGATCAAATTGATATCGAAGATATGGGTGGTACCTTGCGTTTAGGTTTATACCCATGCAAGTTAAAATCTGGTTCAAAAGCAGCAACTGCTTATAATAATCAAGAAGTTGTTCAAAGACGTCATCGTCATCGTTACGAGTTTAACACTAAATTCCGTTCAGAGTTTGAAGCTGCAGGTTTTGTTTTCTCAGGCGTTTCACCGGATAACCGCTTGATGGAAATTGTTGAGCTACCAGAGAAAAAATTCTTTGTAGCAGCCCAGTATCATCCAGAACTTCATAGTCGTCCGAACCATGCTGAGGAGCTCTACACAGCATTTATTACCGCAGCCGTTGAAAACAGCAAGTAA
- a CDS encoding sensor histidine kinase, with the protein MITLFLPLLERVGLIILLANLLMISPFYKRMMYHRDSLRVRWLLILTFSVFAIISNFTGVLVNAPYDIGNGGLVNLSSHTSIANTRTLTIGMSGLIGGPFVGFFVGVISGSVRWFQGGNAPHTYFISSVLIGIFSGLLGRMSLRRKSYPAVWQGSLCGALMEIIQMLCIYLFSPDKTQAVELIKIIAIPMVFVNALGTGLFLSIILGTLRQEESMKAIQTHDVLALTNTTLPYFRQGLTPESAQKAALEIKKFMRVSAVSVTNKTSILAHVGAASDHHIPAKKIITDLSKEVIETGQIHVAKHKSEIGCHVPDCPLAAAIVVPLYVRGKVAGTFKLYFTDADRLTYVEEELAGGLGNIFSSQLELGQMAIEQALLKDAEIKSLQAQVNPHFLFNAINTISALMRIDGEKARHLLLQLGNYFRANITSTRHNIISVAEELKHLNAYLAIEQARFPDRFEIQMRIPESLQQAAIPPFVIQILVENALKHAFAGRKKDNHVRVTLSTDDQILHLQVKDNGKGIASDLLSKLGKEVVPSSHGTGSALENLNRRLINLYGDASQLVISSNEQGSCFDIYLPLQWIEGDKV; encoded by the coding sequence ATGATTACACTATTTTTACCCCTGCTTGAAAGAGTTGGGTTGATCATTCTATTGGCTAATCTATTAATGATTAGCCCTTTTTATAAGCGGATGATGTATCACCGCGATTCTTTACGGGTACGTTGGCTTCTGATTTTGACCTTTAGTGTTTTTGCCATAATTAGTAATTTCACTGGGGTTCTTGTCAATGCCCCTTATGATATCGGAAATGGAGGCTTAGTCAATCTGTCATCTCACACCTCCATTGCTAATACAAGAACCTTAACCATTGGGATGTCGGGATTAATAGGCGGCCCCTTTGTCGGCTTTTTTGTCGGCGTGATTTCAGGAAGTGTGCGATGGTTCCAAGGAGGAAATGCGCCTCATACATACTTTATTTCCTCAGTTTTAATTGGGATTTTTTCTGGTTTACTAGGACGTATGAGCTTACGCAGAAAAAGCTATCCAGCTGTTTGGCAAGGGAGTTTATGTGGAGCATTAATGGAAATTATCCAGATGCTTTGTATCTATCTTTTCTCACCCGACAAGACACAAGCGGTAGAATTAATTAAAATTATAGCTATTCCTATGGTTTTTGTTAATGCTTTAGGAACAGGACTTTTCTTGTCAATCATTCTTGGAACGTTGAGGCAAGAAGAGAGCATGAAAGCTATCCAGACACACGATGTTTTAGCTTTGACGAATACAACTTTGCCTTATTTTCGTCAAGGGCTAACGCCAGAATCAGCCCAAAAAGCTGCTCTGGAGATAAAAAAATTTATGCGGGTTTCTGCTGTAAGTGTCACCAATAAAACCTCTATTTTAGCTCATGTGGGTGCTGCTAGTGACCACCACATCCCAGCTAAGAAAATTATCACTGATTTATCAAAAGAGGTTATTGAAACAGGGCAGATTCATGTGGCTAAGCATAAGTCAGAAATAGGTTGTCATGTGCCAGATTGCCCTTTAGCCGCTGCAATCGTTGTTCCCTTATATGTAAGAGGAAAAGTGGCAGGAACCTTTAAACTCTACTTTACTGATGCAGATCGTCTGACTTATGTTGAAGAAGAATTAGCTGGTGGCTTAGGAAATATCTTTTCGTCGCAACTAGAGCTCGGCCAGATGGCTATAGAGCAAGCTTTACTTAAAGATGCCGAAATTAAGTCCTTGCAGGCTCAAGTTAACCCTCATTTTCTTTTTAATGCTATCAATACCATCTCTGCTTTAATGCGCATTGATGGTGAGAAAGCACGTCACTTGCTTCTTCAGTTAGGGAATTATTTCCGAGCTAATATCACTAGCACACGTCATAATATTATTTCTGTTGCGGAAGAATTAAAACACTTGAATGCCTATCTAGCTATTGAACAGGCTCGCTTTCCAGATCGTTTTGAAATTCAAATGCGAATTCCTGAAAGCTTGCAACAAGCAGCCATACCACCATTTGTTATTCAAATTCTCGTTGAAAATGCCTTAAAGCATGCCTTTGCAGGGCGAAAAAAAGATAATCATGTCCGCGTAACGCTTTCTACTGATGACCAAATATTACACTTACAAGTTAAAGATAATGGGAAGGGTATTGCCTCTGATCTTCTTTCTAAGCTCGGAAAAGAAGTCGTTCCATCATCGCACGGTACAGGATCAGCGCTTGAAAATCTCAATCGCCGACTAATTAATCTATATGGTGATGCTTCACAATTAGTTATTAGTTCAAATGAACAAGGCTCTTGTTTTGACATATATTTACCATTACAATGGATTGAAGGAGATAAAGTATGA
- a CDS encoding LytR/AlgR family response regulator transcription factor: MKVAVIDDEPLARMELSYLLQQTKEVENIFEGESIEDAFQIILTDQPDLLFLDIHLTDESGLDLAKRLTKVPHAPLIIFATAYDNHAVEAFEVNALDYILKPFEETRIKKAIEKAKLALEVQNANYLSQIKADKTVERLTIETDERIYLLPFSDIIYCEVQGKETTVYTKKGSYTSHTSLSAIEKNLTSDRFLKVHRAYIINQEEIKEIQPWFNQTYQVTMSNQGKVPVSRSYIKSFKQQLGL, from the coding sequence ATGAAAGTTGCCGTTATTGATGATGAACCATTAGCACGTATGGAACTGTCTTATCTACTGCAACAGACTAAAGAGGTAGAGAATATTTTTGAAGGGGAATCTATTGAAGATGCTTTTCAGATTATACTGACAGACCAACCAGATCTGCTTTTTTTAGATATTCATTTGACGGATGAAAGTGGCTTAGATTTGGCCAAACGCTTAACCAAGGTTCCTCATGCACCCCTTATTATTTTCGCAACTGCTTATGATAATCATGCTGTGGAAGCTTTTGAAGTTAATGCATTGGATTATATTCTAAAGCCTTTTGAAGAAACACGAATCAAGAAAGCTATTGAAAAAGCTAAGCTAGCTTTAGAAGTTCAAAATGCTAATTATTTATCTCAGATTAAAGCTGATAAAACAGTTGAACGTTTAACAATTGAAACGGACGAACGCATTTATTTGCTCCCATTTTCAGATATTATTTATTGTGAAGTTCAAGGAAAAGAAACGACAGTTTATACGAAAAAAGGTTCTTATACGAGTCATACCAGTTTATCAGCCATCGAAAAAAATTTGACATCCGACCGTTTTTTAAAGGTGCATCGTGCTTATATTATTAATCAAGAAGAGATAAAAGAGATTCAGCCTTGGTTTAATCAAACTTATCAGGTTACCATGTCTAATCAAGGAAAGGTTCCAGTTTCACGTTCCTATATTAAATCTTTTAAACAACAGCTAGGTCTCTAG
- the lrgA gene encoding antiholin-like murein hydrolase modulator LrgA, whose translation MKKTYSVIYQSVLIGTIVLISKFIESLLPITMPASVIGLVLMFLALNFNVIKLEQVETVGDALVNNIGLFFVPAGISVIKSLGLLQAHFILDMILIFASTLILLVATGWMTQLIFQLNTASIFKKSSAFSQTQERNSKAFAK comes from the coding sequence ATGAAAAAAACATATTCAGTTATTTATCAAAGTGTATTAATTGGAACAATCGTTTTAATATCTAAATTTATTGAAAGTCTACTTCCAATTACGATGCCTGCTTCTGTTATAGGTTTGGTCCTTATGTTTTTGGCTCTAAACTTTAATGTTATTAAGTTAGAACAAGTGGAGACAGTGGGAGATGCTTTGGTTAACAATATAGGTCTCTTCTTTGTTCCAGCAGGCATCTCAGTCATTAAATCACTTGGTTTATTACAAGCCCATTTCATTTTAGATATGATTTTAATCTTTGCTTCAACCCTAATTCTACTAGTGGCAACAGGTTGGATGACTCAATTAATCTTTCAACTTAATACAGCTTCAATATTCAAAAAGAGCTCTGCTTTTAGTCAAACACAGGAAAGAAATAGTAAGGCTTTTGCAAAATAA
- the lrgB gene encoding antiholin-like protein LrgB, with protein METFIQLLKVSPIFGVLLSVGTFFIGQILFKKTKGFFLFAPLFVAMILGIATLKATGISFDQYNKGGQIIAFFLEPATICFAIPLYRKRDVLKKYWVQILGGITLGSIVAVYGIYVISTLLQLGRVVTASMLPQAATTAIAMPTSIAIGGSAELTSLACILNGVIIYALAKPLIKLFKINDPIARGLALGTAGHALGVSAAKDFGQVEESMGSIALVVVGVIVTVVVPTLSSILL; from the coding sequence ATGGAAACATTTATTCAATTACTAAAGGTGTCGCCAATCTTTGGTGTTCTATTATCAGTAGGAACATTTTTCATCGGTCAGATATTATTTAAGAAGACCAAGGGCTTCTTCTTATTTGCTCCACTCTTTGTGGCCATGATTTTGGGGATTGCAACCCTGAAAGCCACTGGTATTAGCTTTGATCAATACAATAAAGGTGGTCAAATTATTGCTTTCTTCCTTGAACCTGCTACAATTTGCTTTGCTATTCCCCTCTATCGTAAAAGAGATGTTTTAAAAAAATATTGGGTTCAAATTTTAGGCGGTATCACTTTGGGAAGTATCGTTGCTGTATATGGAATTTATGTTATTTCGACTCTTCTACAATTGGGTAGAGTTGTCACAGCTTCAATGTTACCTCAAGCAGCAACGACAGCTATTGCAATGCCGACTTCGATAGCTATAGGTGGCTCAGCTGAGTTAACGTCATTAGCTTGTATTTTAAATGGTGTTATTATTTATGCACTGGCTAAGCCATTAATTAAGCTGTTTAAAATTAATGATCCAATCGCGCGTGGATTAGCTTTAGGAACAGCAGGGCATGCACTTGGTGTTTCAGCAGCAAAAGATTTTGGACAGGTGGAAGAATCAATGGGATCGATTGCCTTAGTCGTTGTTGGGGTGATTGTGACTGTAGTTGTTCCTACCCTAAGTAGTATACTTCTCTAA
- a CDS encoding alpha/beta hydrolase codes for MKIIRLSKYLMVILLLLTTISVGASYYFFHVAQIREEKSFISKAKRDKDNPLYTSEQAFNALKVEKYSLTNRGKKQVAWYLPAEKPSQKTAIVVHGFLNSKAGMKPYAMLFHDLGYNVLIPDNEAHGESEGNIIGYGWNDRQNLIAWTKQLVKADPKSQITYFGLSMGAATVMMASGEKLPEQVVNIIEDCGYNSVWDELKFQAKKMYNLPAFPLLYEVSAISKIRAGFTYGEASAQEQLKKNHLPVLFIHGDKDDFVPTNMVYNNYKATSGPKEIYIVKGAKHARAYETDKKQYEKEITNFLKKYQK; via the coding sequence ATGAAAATAATTCGATTATCAAAGTATTTAATGGTTATCCTCTTACTACTAACAACGATTAGTGTAGGAGCTAGTTACTATTTTTTCCACGTTGCTCAAATCCGGGAAGAAAAATCCTTTATTAGCAAGGCTAAACGTGATAAAGACAATCCTTTGTATACCAGTGAGCAAGCATTTAATGCTCTAAAAGTTGAAAAATATTCTTTGACTAATAGAGGAAAAAAACAAGTTGCTTGGTATCTACCTGCCGAAAAACCGTCTCAAAAAACGGCTATAGTTGTCCATGGCTTTTTAAATAGTAAAGCAGGGATGAAACCTTATGCTATGCTATTTCATGATTTGGGCTATAATGTCCTAATTCCAGATAACGAAGCACATGGTGAAAGTGAAGGTAATATCATAGGATATGGTTGGAATGACCGCCAGAATTTAATCGCTTGGACCAAGCAGTTGGTTAAGGCAGATCCGAAAAGTCAAATTACTTACTTCGGTTTATCCATGGGAGCTGCTACGGTGATGATGGCTAGTGGTGAGAAACTACCAGAACAAGTTGTCAATATTATTGAAGATTGTGGTTACAATAGTGTTTGGGATGAATTGAAGTTTCAAGCTAAAAAAATGTACAATCTCCCAGCTTTTCCTCTCTTATATGAAGTTTCTGCTATTTCAAAGATCAGAGCCGGTTTTACTTATGGAGAAGCAAGTGCCCAAGAGCAACTGAAAAAAAACCACTTGCCAGTTCTATTTATTCATGGTGATAAAGATGATTTTGTGCCTACAAATATGGTTTATAACAATTATAAGGCGACATCAGGACCAAAAGAAATATATATTGTCAAGGGTGCTAAGCATGCACGAGCCTATGAAACTGACAAAAAACAATATGAAAAGGAAATTACAAACTTTTTGAAAAAATATCAAAAGTAA
- a CDS encoding class II fructose-bisphosphate aldolase, which produces MAIVSAEKFVQAARENGYAVGGFNTNNLEWTQAILRAAEAKKAPVLIQTSMGAAKYMGGYKVCQSLISNLVESMGITVPVAIHLDHGHYEDALECIEVGYSSIMFDGSHLPVEENLAKTKEVVELAHAKGVSVEAEVGTIGGEEDGIIGKGELAPIEDAKAMVETGIDFLAAGIGNIHGPYPANWEGLALDHLEKLAAAVPGFPIVLHGGSGIPDDQIKAAIKLGVAKVNVNTESQIAFSNATREFARNYDANEAEYDGKKLFDPRKFLAPGMKAVQAAVEERIDVFGSANKA; this is translated from the coding sequence ATGGCAATCGTTTCAGCAGAAAAATTTGTACAAGCAGCTCGTGAAAACGGATATGCTGTTGGTGGATTCAACACTAACAACTTAGAATGGACACAAGCAATTTTGCGTGCAGCAGAAGCTAAAAAAGCTCCAGTTCTTATCCAAACTTCAATGGGTGCTGCTAAATACATGGGTGGTTATAAAGTATGTCAATCACTTATTTCTAACCTTGTAGAATCAATGGGTATTACAGTTCCTGTAGCTATTCACCTTGACCATGGTCATTATGAGGATGCGTTGGAATGTATCGAAGTTGGTTACTCTTCAATCATGTTTGATGGTTCACATCTTCCAGTTGAAGAAAATCTTGCTAAAACTAAAGAAGTTGTTGAGTTAGCACATGCTAAAGGTGTTTCTGTAGAAGCTGAAGTTGGAACAATCGGTGGTGAAGAAGATGGTATCATCGGTAAAGGTGAACTTGCACCAATCGAAGATGCTAAAGCAATGGTTGAAACTGGAATTGATTTCCTTGCTGCAGGTATCGGTAACATTCATGGTCCATACCCAGCTAACTGGGAAGGTCTTGCTCTTGACCACTTAGAAAAATTAGCGGCAGCTGTACCAGGCTTCCCAATTGTATTACACGGTGGTTCAGGTATCCCTGACGATCAAATTAAAGCTGCTATCAAACTTGGTGTTGCTAAAGTTAATGTTAATACTGAAAGTCAAATTGCATTCTCTAATGCAACTCGCGAATTTGCTCGTAACTACGATGCAAACGAAGCAGAATACGATGGTAAAAAATTATTTGACCCACGTAAATTCTTGGCTCCAGGTATGAAAGCTGTACAAGCAGCAGTTGAAGAACGTATCGACGTTTTCGGTTCAGCAAACAAAGCATAA
- a CDS encoding thiamine pyrophosphate-dependent dehydrogenase E1 component subunit alpha, producing MKISKLNFTELVSSYDEKFPIYHILDEEGKVDDQEAMDQISNEELLALMEAITWGRAIDERVILLNRQGALSNYAPGGGQEASQYGAVLALDKKDVFAPTYRDVFAGVKFGLKLSQAFLWYKGHYVANQYPKDLNMYSPNVIVGGTTIQALGNGIAKRMKGEKQIALSLCGDSATSQGDFYEALNFAGVFKANLVAVVQNNGYGISVPTSHQTKAATLAQKAVAAGIPAVRIDGMDPVAVYYTVKKAREYAIENGPVLIENMTYRFGPHTMSDDPKRYRADEEVEEWRQKDPLIRLGNYLTEKGLWSQEKADAIYEDVKVQAKDALAEMAKTESQHITEFLEFMYKDKPQNIREQIAYYQAKEEN from the coding sequence ATGAAAATTAGTAAACTTAATTTTACGGAACTTGTTTCATCTTATGACGAAAAATTTCCAATTTATCACATTCTAGATGAAGAAGGAAAAGTGGATGATCAAGAAGCGATGGATCAAATTAGTAATGAAGAATTGCTTGCATTGATGGAGGCGATTACTTGGGGACGTGCCATTGATGAGCGTGTTATTCTCTTAAACAGGCAAGGAGCGCTAAGTAATTACGCACCGGGTGGTGGCCAAGAAGCTAGTCAATATGGTGCTGTTTTAGCCTTAGATAAGAAGGATGTTTTTGCACCAACTTATCGTGATGTTTTTGCAGGCGTTAAATTTGGTTTGAAGCTCTCACAAGCTTTCTTGTGGTACAAAGGGCACTATGTTGCTAACCAATATCCTAAAGATTTAAATATGTATTCTCCAAATGTTATCGTTGGTGGAACCACTATTCAGGCATTAGGTAATGGTATTGCAAAACGGATGAAAGGTGAGAAACAAATTGCTTTATCATTATGTGGAGATTCTGCTACATCACAAGGTGATTTCTATGAAGCTCTTAACTTTGCAGGTGTCTTCAAGGCTAATCTTGTTGCAGTGGTTCAAAATAATGGTTATGGTATCTCAGTTCCCACCTCACATCAGACCAAGGCTGCTACTCTTGCTCAAAAAGCGGTCGCAGCTGGAATTCCAGCTGTAAGAATTGATGGCATGGATCCTGTTGCAGTATATTATACCGTAAAGAAAGCGCGGGAATATGCTATTGAAAATGGTCCTGTGCTTATTGAAAATATGACCTACCGTTTTGGTCCCCATACCATGTCTGATGATCCTAAACGTTATCGTGCTGATGAAGAAGTTGAAGAATGGCGACAAAAAGATCCGCTTATTCGACTTGGAAATTACCTGACTGAAAAAGGATTATGGAGTCAGGAAAAAGCTGACGCTATTTATGAAGATGTAAAGGTACAAGCGAAAGATGCTTTAGCAGAGATGGCAAAAACAGAGTCACAACATATTACAGAATTTTTAGAGTTTATGTATAAAGATAAGCCACAAAATATTAGAGAACAAATTGCTTATTATCAAGCAAAGGAGGAAAACTAA
- a CDS encoding alpha-ketoacid dehydrogenase subunit beta has protein sequence MPVLTLAQAVTEGLREVMKKHDNALIFGEDVGKNGGVFRITAGMQEEFGENRVFDTPLAESGILQMSVGLAQEGFLPIPEMQFSGFIVEAMDALIAQIPRQRYRSGGTRSAQITIRAPYGGGVHTPELHSDSLEGFLSQIPGLRVVIPSSAYDAKGLMISAIESEDPVFFLEHLRLYRTVKDEVPEGYYTVPLDKANVVREGSDVTLIGYGLMVQLALQAAEQLEKEGISAEVVDLRTVSPVDYETLQASVAKTHRAIVLQEAQRQAGTAGQIMSEISERNFMDLDAPIGRITAPDTIFPFGLAEEDWMPSVEDIVVKAKETVEF, from the coding sequence ATGCCAGTTTTAACATTAGCACAAGCCGTTACAGAGGGATTGCGTGAAGTGATGAAAAAACATGACAATGCCTTAATTTTTGGTGAAGATGTCGGCAAAAATGGTGGAGTTTTCCGTATAACTGCGGGGATGCAAGAGGAATTTGGTGAAAATCGTGTTTTTGATACACCTCTAGCTGAATCTGGAATTCTTCAAATGTCGGTAGGACTTGCACAAGAAGGTTTCTTACCCATTCCGGAAATGCAGTTTTCAGGTTTCATTGTAGAAGCTATGGATGCTTTAATTGCGCAAATTCCTCGTCAACGCTACCGTTCAGGTGGCACTCGGAGTGCTCAAATCACTATCCGAGCTCCTTATGGTGGTGGTGTTCATACGCCCGAACTGCATTCTGATAGTTTAGAAGGTTTTCTATCTCAAATTCCGGGATTACGTGTAGTTATCCCTTCATCAGCCTATGATGCAAAAGGTTTGATGATTTCTGCAATTGAATCTGAAGATCCAGTCTTTTTTCTCGAACACTTACGTCTTTATCGTACCGTTAAAGATGAAGTTCCAGAAGGTTACTACACTGTTCCTCTTGATAAAGCAAATGTTGTTCGTGAAGGATCAGATGTTACATTGATTGGCTATGGTCTGATGGTTCAATTAGCGCTTCAAGCAGCCGAACAACTAGAAAAAGAAGGGATCAGTGCTGAAGTTGTTGACTTACGTACGGTCTCACCGGTTGACTACGAAACTCTTCAAGCCTCAGTAGCTAAAACACATCGGGCAATTGTTCTTCAAGAAGCACAACGTCAAGCAGGTACTGCTGGGCAAATCATGTCTGAAATCAGTGAACGTAATTTTATGGATTTGGATGCTCCAATTGGGCGTATTACTGCTCCGGATACCATTTTTCCATTTGGTCTTGCCGAGGAAGATTGGATGCCAAGTGTTGAAGATATCGTTGTAAAAGCTAAAGAAACAGTAGAGTTCTAG
- a CDS encoding dihydrolipoamide acetyltransferase family protein, translating to MYQYILPDAGEGTHESVIMAWTANVGDKVTEDKTLLEIESDKAVVELPSPISGFLAKIYVEAGDTGIVGEPIADIAETEEELKEYLASGNSSASSQAPAAVSSSKTEAPVEGKTESPKQTAIVEGDSSVDVRLLAVPRVRKYARSKEVDLRLVKGSGNNGKITMEDVDAFLANGGATQVAQVQEQASKVHEEVAEEKAVAAPKVTSEEFAEVVEKMPAIRRTIADALAKSSSEVVQVTVFDQAEVDALVAHRNKMKVIAAEKGIKLTFTPYLVKALVAMLKRFPDLNVSINMDKNEISHHQYYNIGVATDTPRGLMVPMIRNAERKSLFDIAEEISEISQKARDGKLGTADMGKGSISVTNVGAAATAGVWSTPIINLPEIAILNVGRIDKIFMPDAEGNPVLKNVMKISFAFDHRAIDGVYAQQAINLLKSYLSDPDLLLAEG from the coding sequence ATGTATCAATATATATTACCTGATGCTGGTGAAGGCACTCATGAAAGTGTCATCATGGCATGGACTGCAAATGTAGGTGATAAGGTTACTGAAGATAAGACATTATTAGAAATTGAGAGTGATAAAGCTGTTGTTGAATTACCTAGTCCAATATCTGGTTTCCTCGCAAAAATCTACGTTGAAGCAGGAGATACTGGAATTGTTGGTGAACCAATTGCTGACATCGCTGAGACTGAAGAAGAATTAAAAGAATACTTAGCTAGTGGAAATAGTTCAGCATCAAGCCAAGCTCCAGCTGCAGTATCAAGTTCTAAAACAGAAGCTCCCGTTGAAGGAAAAACAGAAAGTCCAAAACAAACAGCTATCGTTGAAGGAGATTCTTCAGTTGATGTGCGTCTTCTTGCTGTACCACGCGTTCGTAAATATGCACGTTCAAAAGAGGTCGATTTACGCTTAGTAAAGGGCAGTGGAAACAATGGCAAAATCACTATGGAAGATGTTGATGCTTTCTTGGCAAATGGCGGTGCAACACAGGTAGCACAAGTCCAAGAACAAGCATCAAAAGTACATGAAGAAGTTGCTGAAGAAAAAGCAGTAGCCGCACCAAAAGTAACAAGTGAAGAGTTTGCAGAAGTGGTAGAAAAAATGCCAGCAATCCGTCGCACTATTGCTGATGCTTTAGCGAAAAGCTCAAGCGAAGTTGTGCAAGTTACAGTTTTTGATCAAGCAGAAGTTGATGCCCTTGTCGCTCACCGAAATAAGATGAAAGTCATTGCAGCAGAAAAAGGTATTAAATTAACCTTCACACCATACTTGGTGAAAGCATTAGTAGCAATGTTAAAGCGCTTCCCAGACTTAAACGTATCCATCAATATGGATAAAAACGAAATTAGCCACCATCAATATTACAATATTGGTGTTGCAACAGACACACCTCGTGGCTTAATGGTACCAATGATTCGTAACGCTGAACGTAAGAGTCTATTTGATATTGCAGAAGAAATTTCTGAGATTTCACAAAAAGCGCGTGATGGTAAACTTGGAACAGCTGATATGGGTAAAGGCTCAATATCAGTAACAAACGTTGGTGCTGCGGCAACAGCAGGCGTTTGGTCAACACCAATTATTAATTTACCAGAGATTGCTATCTTGAACGTTGGTCGTATTGATAAAATCTTTATGCCTGATGCAGAAGGTAATCCAGTATTGAAGAATGTCATGAAAATTTCTTTCGCATTCGACCATCGCGCAATCGACGGCGTTTATGCACAACAAGCTATTAACTTGCTTAAGTCTTACCTAAGCGATCCAGATTTATTGTTAGCAGAGGGGTAA